The nucleotide sequence GATTTCTTTAACCTGCTCAGGATCTTTACCCATTTCCTGGATTGCCGTCAAGTCTCGTCCCAAAAGCTTTTCCATGTGATCTTTGATATTGGCGAGAAGCAGCATAGCTGCTTCCTCCTTGATCGTCGCAGGCTCTCTCGGGAAATTGGAGATAGTCTCCAACAGCAGATCCTCCGCAGTCTGATCATACAGAGCCCGGATCGGCGGATTAACAATCCTCTCCCCAGACTTAACAATCGGCGCGACACCCTCCGGCTTGCTAATCGTCTGATCCAACGGCTCCTTGGGCTGAATAATGTTCGTATCCCCCGTAGAATGATAGCCAAACAAATCCAGCCAAAGCACCATCTTCCGCTGCTCATTGTGCATGATGAAATTGTGCAAAAACTGCAGGCATGTGATTAACAGACGTTTGTAAAGGTTGACGACCTTCTGCCATCGCTCCTCGTTCCTCGCATTGGTTTCCCCGTCGAAGCCCCGCGCCGTAACCCTCACGCATGTATCCACCAGCGCTATAATCCGTTGATCGAACCCTTTCTCTGCTGCCATGTTTTGCGCCTTCTTTGTCGTGGCGAGGAGGTTGCGGGCGATCGTGCAAAGGTCATTTAAGCGTTCGATATCCTTGACCAGCGAGAAATAGTTGAATGCGATGAGGTTGGAGGACGAATGGTCGTAATTAACGGACGGGGGACTCTTCCATGCGAATGATTGGGCCTCGAGGACAGGGATTGCTTTGGTGAGTACGTCTGTGAAGCCCTGCCAGATGTCTGGCGACAAACCCAGATTGTGTCTAGTAAAAAACAACAAATTAGCATACAGTCCCTATCGGATGACAAAAACGAGAACAAATATAAGCATACCTGACATCACTCTCCTGGTGCGTCTTGTACAAAATCTGCTTCCCAGCGGAGAGCATATGCTCCAGTCTCTTGTCGTCAACCATGCCGCGGGTTTCATAGTGGCTCAAGGTCCCCGTCAAGATGACCTTCAGCATTAGTTCGGCTGGTGTGCATTTTGGTTTTGCATCTGGCCCTGCGCGGTCAGTCATGATAACTGATTATGACAGCTGGTACTAGCTAAACGCCGAACAAATTCGTCTTTATTATTGATTGCAGGTGGCGGTTGGGGTTAAAATAATTATCAATGCGGAGCGAAGAATACTCGGATTTACTCGATCTCCGAAGTGTCCCGCTGATCACTCTTTCGGGAATGATAGTTACAAACTGATTGAAGCCTCAGGCATTTAAAATAGTGAATTAGTTATAGAGTATTCAGGCAGTTCTATTGCACCTTCTTGCTGACAGGTAGCTTGAAAGCTTCCCGCAGATTATCCCAGAATCCCAAGTCGTAAATGTTATCAACTTCTTCCATACTGCGCACGCGAAGCCATCTCGGATCATAAGGTGCATCGAGATCATCTGGCTGGATAATATCGTTGGACCTCGACGAAATCTTGTAGCCTTCAGCTGGCGGCTCCCCGTCTGTCAAAAGAAGGATCTGATCACTGCTCATCGGCCAAGCCGATTGAGGCTTCTGGTTCTCACCTGGAACAGGCGAGTTTCCGTAAATTTCTCCCTTTGTAGACTTGAAAGCGCAGCCATCAGTCACTTCATCTTTCCATTCAGACCATTTCGCGCTTTCATTGGTCGTCATCCCAGCCCAGACCAGGTAGGTATGGTACACAAGAAAAGCCATCGCCAGCGGAGCCGTCATGAACGCCAATAAAGTCACAGTTCCGATGCGGATTTCGGACGCAATAACCAACGACCAAACATTAAACCACATAGTCCAGCTTTTCTGCGCCAACTTCAATCCAGACTCTGGAAGGAATAGCACCTCCATGGTCTGAGTTAGGAGCGAGTGGCCCAGGAGCGAGCCGTAGATCAGCAGGGCTGACAAGGACAGCAGCAAACACAGAAAGTAGTGGTAGTTGTTCGCGCCCACGCAGTTGATCAGCCATACACAGTGGTGGTCTTGTCGAGCAACACACGCCTTGCAGAAACTGCAATGCTTGCTCCGTGCTGGTTTAACGAATTTGCACGTTGGGCAATAACGTCCCGGGTGGAAGATGACCCCGTCGTAGGGATAACGAGTCATCTCTTGCGCATGGTTCTCCGGGGTGATGTAGGACGTGGAGACGACGCACGCATACAAGTGGAAATACGGGAGAGCCGCAACCGGTGGTGCACAGATTTTATGGATGGTGGAGATCCGAGGCCACGCGGTTGGGATAAACAGGTATTCTCCGGTAATAAGCAGCGACAAGAAGAAAATCTACAAACGTTAGCACGGGGAAAGTCACACATTGCGTTGAATACTGACTAGAACTAGTGGATGGTTCTCGTTCCATACGTATTTGCCGGTTCGGTTACAGCAGAATGTAAGACATCCACCCAGCAGGCGGTTGTCGAAGTGAGATATGCCATTTGGGATATATTTCCAAATAACCTTATAGAGGAAGCTGATAGGTGTTTTCCTGCCGACCAGTTAGAGTTAGACTCGTAGAAACTGGGATTCTTGAGTTTTTCATAGTACCTAAAAACCGGCAGTCTCCCAAACAGAGCCACGAATGTCAGACCGGAGATCCCCAGAATCCCCAGGGCCACCGTCCTCAGGAGGCCCATGGCTTATTCCGCACAACAGTTGGTTTTGCAGCAAATAATCCTTCAATGCTATCGATCAGGCATTATCGGTGTATTATATTTTTCTCTTGAATATCTCAGGAATAAACGCGACGACTTCTATGTTGGCAGTTGTCGGAGTACAGATTTTGATAGCCCGATGTTGTATTGATGACACGTGACCTTACAA is from Aspergillus chevalieri M1 DNA, chromosome 8, nearly complete sequence and encodes:
- the SWF1 gene encoding DHHC palmitoyltransferase family protein (COG:S;~EggNog:ENOG410PGRW;~InterPro:IPR001594;~PFAM:PF01529;~TransMembrane:5 (o6-24i79-96o197-222i243-260o266-286i);~go_function: GO:0016409 - palmitoyltransferase activity [Evidence IEA]); translation: MGLLRTVALGILGISGLTFVALFGRLPVFRKTPISFLYKVIWKYIPNGISHFDNRLLGGCLTFCCNRTGKYVWNENHPLVLIFFLSLLITGEYLFIPTAWPRISTIHKICAPPVAALPYFHLYACVVSTSYITPENHAQEMTRYPYDGVIFHPGRYCPTCKFVKPARSKHCSFCKACVARQDHHCVWLINCVGANNYHYFLCLLLSLSALLIYGSLLGHSLLTQTMEVLFLPESGLKLAQKSWTMWFNVWSLVIASEIRIGTVTLLAFMTAPLAMAFLVYHTYLVWAGMTTNESAKWSEWKDEVTDGCAFKSTKGEIYGNSPVPGENQKPQSAWPMSSDQILLLTDGEPPAEGYKISSRSNDIIQPDDLDAPYDPRWLRVRSMEEVDNIYDLGFWDNLREAFKLPVSKKVQ